The following are from one region of the Neurospora crassa OR74A linkage group III, whole genome shotgun sequence genome:
- a CDS encoding protein phosphatase 2C isoform beta, with translation MFGGGSSSAASKSVSGSASDSGSSGKDRSSSKSPSPEKEAPGNGGASPKSIKSADQSTAGDTQIGNGSPPSAGSSSDSKKKRSSGVSGRASSLIAQAKNTLFTQVANRNSGDMSTDSKNSNQTSLQKLGKQDQALAVPQGQHNNAAGESLPGPRSTFKVGVWEDRNKKCRRTMEDTHAFLYNFLHTPAPVLGAEGSAQKQSKSANESHEKRSSSSASQNADMIETDNGYFAIFDGHAGTFAADWCGKKLHIILEDIIKKNPNAPIPELLDQTFTTVDTELEALPLKNSGCTAAVAVLRWEDRVPSNQSATGSQAIAPAVVKATEDALKVEDGQSEKSLNSSIPEATHAKLKNSATRQRVLYTANVGDARIVLCRSGKALRLSYDHKGSDENEGKRIANAGGLILNNRVNGVLAVTRALGDTYIKDLVTGHPYTTETVIQPDWDEFMIIACDGLWDVCSDQEAVDLVRDIQEPVIAAKKLVDHALSRFSTDNLSCMIVRFDKQALLENQNNKDSAIGVEGDATTAAGTVTESEKIVTATKQKIAEGSTPAVGISASNFGRGHDPTPLEDGEKKPFVPTTIEGSVEEEPVVLSDSPEATPDGSVTAMKLDSLPEAKKSLDA, from the exons ATGTTCGGCGGCGGTTCCAGCTCCGCCGCCTCCAAGTCCGTGAGCGGGTCAGCTTCAGATTCGGGCAGCAGTGGAAAGGACAGGTCGAGCAGCAAGTCGCCCTCCCCCGAGAAGGAGGCGCCGGGCAATGGAGGCGCGTCTCCCAAATCCATCAAGTCCGCCGATCAGTCCACCGCCGGCGACACCCAAATCGGCAACGGGAGTCCACCGAGCGCTGGTAGCTCGTCCGAtagcaagaagaagcggagCAGTGGGGTGAGCGGCAGAGCCAGCAGCCTGATTGCCCAAGCCAAAAATACTCTGTTTACTCAAGTTGCGAACCGTAACAGCGGTGATATGAGTACTGACTCCAAGAACTCTAATCAGACTTCCTTGCAAAAGCTCGGCAAGCAAGATCAGGCCCTTGCTGTTCCTCAAGGCCAGCACAACAATGCCGCCGGTGAATCACTCCCCGGGCCGCGCTCCACGTTCAAGGTTGGTGTCTGGGAGGACCGCAACAAGAAGTGCAGACGTACTATGGAAGACACACATGCTTTCCTCTACAACTTTCTCCATACTCCTGCCCCTGTTTTGGGCGCCGAGGGCTCGGCTCAGAAGCAATCAAAATCAGCGAACGAATCACATGAGAAGCGCAGTAGTAGTTCCGCCAGTCAGAATGCAGACATGATCGAGACGGACAATGGCTACTTTGCCATTTTCGATGGCCATGCCGGCACCTTTGCTGCTGACTGGTGCGGCAAGAAGCTCCACATAATCCTTGAGGATATCATCAAGAAGAACCCGAATGCTCCTATACCGGAACTCCTTGATCAAACGTTTACCACTGTGGACACCGAGCTAGAAGCGCTTCCGCTCAAAAATAGTGGCTGCACGGCTGCCGTTGCGGTTCTGCGCTGGGAGGACCGAGTTCCGAGTAACCAGTCGGCGACCGGCTCTCAAGCTATCGCCCCCGCGGTTGTCAAGGCCACTGAGGATGCTCTTAAGGTGGAGGATGGGCAGTCCGAGAAAAGCCTCAACTCTTCAATCCCGGAAGCTACACACGCCAAGTTGAAGAATTCTGCCACAAGACAGAGGGTGCTTTATACAGCCAATGTGGGAGATGCTCGCATCGTCTTGTGTCGCTCTGGCAAGGCGTTGCGCCTGTCATATGACCACAAAGGCAGCGATGAAAATGAGGGCAAGCGTATAGCAAACGCTGGAGGTCTGATCCTGAACAACCGCGTGAACGGAGTCCTTGCTGTCACCCGAGCTCTTGGCGATACTTATATCAAAGACCTCGTCACTGGTCATCCTTACACCACGGAGACGGTTATCCAACCGGATTGGGACGAGTTCATGATTATTGCTTGCGATGGG CTTTGGGACGTTTGCTCGGATCAGGAAGCAGTCGACCTTGTGCGCGATATCCAGGAACCGGTGATTGCGGCCAAGAAACTGGTCGATCATGCTCTGTCTCGTTTCAGCACCGATAACCTCTCATGTATGATTGTCCGGTTTGACAAACAAGCCTTGCTTGaaaaccaaaacaacaaagaTAGTGCCATTGGCGTCGAGGGCGATGCGACTACGGCTGCGGGCACGGTTACCGAGTCGGAGAAGATTGTCACGGCAACTAAGCAGAAGATTGCGGAGGGTAGCACACCGGCGGTTGGGATATCTGCGAGCAACTTTGGTCGCGGTCACGACCCCACACCCCTCGAGGACGGAGAGAAGAAGCCATTTGTCCCTACCACCATCGAAGGTTCTGTGGAAGAAGAGCCAGTTGTCCTCAGTGACTCTCCAGAGGCGACTCCGGACGGTTCCGTGACGGCAATGAAGTTAGATTCGCTGCCTGAAGCGAAGAAGTCTTTGGACGCATAG
- a CDS encoding SNF7 family protein: protein MNVLEWAFGKRMTPAERLRKNQRLLDKAIRELDQQRVKLEKQEKTLVSQIRQSAQKGQMGACKIQAKDLVRTRRYIEKFYSMRSQLQKISLRLQTYRTNEQMMQAMKGATMALGSMNRTMNLPSLQRIAMEFERENDIMEQRQEMMDDAIDDAMDMGLEEEGDEVVEQVLEEIGVDLSQAMGETPSGLQVAAVPENKVAQAVGGGGGGGGADPGDDDLQARLDSLRR from the exons ATGAAC GTCCTGGAATGGGCTTTCGGCAAGCGTATGACGCCGGCCGAGCGTCTTCGCAAAAACCAGCGACTCCTCGACAAGGCTATCCGAGAACTGGACCAACAGCGCGTCAAGCTCGAGAAGCAAGAAAAGACACTTGTCTCCCAGATTCGCCAGAGCGCTCAGAAGGGTCAGATGGGTGCTTGCAAAATCCAGGCCAAGGACTTGGTGCGGACACGACGATACATCGAAAAGTTTTACAGCATGAGGAGTCAACTCCAAAAGATCTCGCTTCGCTTACAA ACATACCGTACAAACGAGCAGATGATGCAAGCCATGAAGGGCGCGACGATGGCTCTCGGAAGCATGAACCGCACAATGAACCTACCCTCGTTGCAACGTATAGCTATGGAGTTTGAGCGCGAGAACGATATCATGGAACAACGAcaggagatgatggatgatgctATCGACGATGCAATGGATATGGGtcttgaagaagagggcgaTGAGGTTGTAGAGCAAGTGCTGGAGGAGATTGGCGTAGATCTCAGTCAAGCG ATGGGCGAGACACCATCGGGACTACAGGTTGCGGCTGTCCCGGAGAACAAAGTCGCCCAAGCAGTGGgtggtgggggtgggggtggtggagcCGACCCaggcgacgacgacttgCAGGCAAGGTTGGACAGTCTGAGACGATGA